The Chitinophaga sp. H8 genome contains a region encoding:
- a CDS encoding DUF6520 family protein: protein MKKVKLLFAALAIVAGIGGAYATKASSSVSATSRAMAWFQYSPTQPGGTTNPANYHEVSSTGCLNGSQLCAIRVEKNASNGLPDATALNNIQGDIDAGTPIAGRVVFKP, encoded by the coding sequence ATGAAAAAAGTAAAGTTGCTGTTTGCTGCTCTTGCAATTGTTGCAGGTATAGGCGGGGCATATGCTACTAAGGCATCTTCATCTGTAAGTGCAACAAGTAGGGCGATGGCATGGTTTCAATATTCACCCACACAACCAGGTGGAACTACCAATCCGGCCAATTATCATGAGGTGTCCTCTACAGGTTGCTTAAATGGTAGCCAGCTGTGTGCTATAAGGGTGGAAAAGAACGCCAGTAATGGGTTACCTGACGCTACTGCCTTAAATAATATCCAGGGGGATATTGATGCGGGTACACCGATAGCGGGAAGAGTGGTTTTTAAACCGTAA
- a CDS encoding RagB/SusD family nutrient uptake outer membrane protein yields the protein MRYYKHISIICFPLTVLLFLNACRKYLDAKPDSKMEIPSTIKDLRAMLDDVATMNLSWPIAGEVAADNYYLVSNNWSSLSSVTDRDNYIWKADVSNDMDWSLSYRVVFKANVVLEKLNDIVPTPAEQEEWSRLKGSALFYRAFAFYMVTQEFTPPYDHNTASVSPGIPLRLSADVNEISTRASVESTYSTIINDLENAALLLPVNVPYKTRPSRLAVFALLSRVHLTMGDFTKAASYADYCMKNGTQLLDYNDVNPNTDEPLKRFNNEVIFHVAANYSYCLDPSICKVDTTLVTSYTNADLRKPIFYRINSDGSAAFRGNYDGSNSYQLFTGLAADEVFITAAECLARQGKNTEARQILNVFLRTRYDKSTFLPVTETDKDRLLSIILLERRKELPFRGTRWIDLRRLNNAGTENITIRRQINGVVYTLPPHDLRYAMQIPSSVTAIVPTIPKNPR from the coding sequence ATGAGATACTATAAGCATATATCTATCATCTGTTTTCCTTTGACAGTATTACTGTTCCTAAATGCCTGCCGTAAATACCTGGATGCAAAACCGGACAGTAAGATGGAAATACCATCAACTATAAAAGATCTGCGGGCAATGCTGGATGATGTGGCAACGATGAACCTTTCCTGGCCTATTGCCGGTGAGGTAGCTGCTGATAACTATTATCTGGTTTCTAACAACTGGTCCAGCCTTTCGTCTGTAACAGACAGGGACAATTATATATGGAAAGCAGATGTAAGTAACGATATGGACTGGAGCCTTTCGTACCGTGTGGTATTCAAAGCCAATGTAGTGCTGGAAAAATTAAATGATATTGTTCCGACACCAGCAGAACAGGAAGAATGGTCAAGACTAAAAGGTAGCGCTCTATTTTACCGGGCATTTGCCTTTTATATGGTCACCCAGGAATTCACCCCTCCGTATGACCATAATACCGCATCGGTCTCGCCGGGCATTCCGCTAAGGCTATCAGCTGATGTAAATGAGATTTCTACCCGCGCATCAGTGGAAAGTACATATTCCACTATAATAAACGATCTTGAAAATGCGGCCCTGCTGCTGCCTGTCAATGTACCGTATAAAACCCGTCCATCCAGATTAGCAGTTTTTGCCTTATTATCGCGTGTTCATCTCACGATGGGAGATTTCACAAAAGCAGCTTCATATGCGGATTACTGCATGAAAAACGGTACTCAACTCCTGGACTATAATGATGTAAACCCCAATACAGACGAACCGTTGAAGCGATTTAACAATGAGGTCATTTTTCATGTGGCGGCTAATTATTCGTATTGCCTCGATCCGTCTATTTGTAAGGTTGATACAACGCTCGTCACATCTTATACCAACGCCGATCTGCGAAAACCAATATTTTACAGAATCAATAGCGATGGTAGCGCAGCTTTTCGCGGAAATTATGACGGCAGTAACTCATATCAGCTGTTCACTGGTCTTGCTGCTGACGAGGTTTTTATTACTGCTGCTGAATGCCTTGCCAGACAGGGAAAAAATACGGAAGCTCGGCAAATACTGAATGTGTTTTTGAGAACCAGGTATGATAAATCGACATTTCTCCCTGTGACGGAAACAGATAAGGATCGCCTTCTGTCCATAATTCTGTTAGAAAGAAGAAAGGAACTACCATTCCGGGGGACAAGATGGATAGACCTACGCCGGCTAAATAATGCCGGTACCGAAAATATCACCATTCGCCGGCAGATCAATGGAGTGGTGTATACCTTACCTCCCCATGATCTGCGCTATGCCATGCAGATTCCCAGTAGCGTAACAGCCATTGTTCCAACCATACCGAAAAACCCAAGATGA
- a CDS encoding SusC/RagA family TonB-linked outer membrane protein, producing the protein MQRNTHSFCRYAHLIGLLIMLLATWSFAAGQDSSNTAIQGRITNQQNGLPMSGASIRYILANYTARTNADGYFTISRAAKTDSLIITYVGFTTLKMSVKAISGTTTINIQLSPKQTGLKEVIVSTGYQLLSRERVTGSFEKVSQEIIDRRISTDLISRLDGTTSILFDHRNKGHELLFRGRSTLFGNNAPLVVVDDFPIEGDLNQINPNDIASVTLLKDAAASSIWGVRAGNGVLVITTKKGRYGQTQRINVTSNVTITGKPNLYNDNAISSGDFIDVEKELFRKGYYTGTLNNTYSRPPVTPVVEILQQEASGTITHAQAVAQIDAFRNKDIRSDFQKYLYRTAITQQHAVGISGGSPTVNYYLSIGYDALQSNLVRNGSQRVTLQSENSFHLSKRFELQAGLQYATSRIDNNNPGPQMIIPGADKVRYFPYAQLADPTGKPLPMVKDYRYSFIDTTGSGLLRDWRYYPLLDLRLADNYSNLNTYRFKIGGTYSILPGLSGEMRYQYEQQTSSTWNMSNAESYYSRNLINLYTQLQDGKPLYGIPIGGILDQSSEQLTTHSGRGQLNYTRFWSKHQLAALAGIEAKQSQTLFNTGRTYGYDPDLLTYSNINYVDYLPTYMNLKGDQQVFDPKDFNKFLYRFVSYYANASYTYDDRYIISASARKDASNLFGVRSNKKGVPLWSAGLRWNISQENFYKSAVFPMLAVRLTYGYSGNTSNRLSAHTIISYNPAGNNYLINEPFATITTPPNPDLRWEKTATLNIGIDFRTKGDMLTGSIDLYNKKSMDLIGNSPLDPTTGISSMNMNAATINGHGIDISLTGKFIDSKQFKVETNLLFSYNTNKVTRYQYKYSKAISYLGSGINPLEGKPTDALLSYRWEGLDNQGDPQGWLSGKVSKDYSAIRSNTLLDDLVYSGRTLPPFYGALRPAITFRQWSISANITYKLGHYFRRNSISYSALYQSWNGHSDFANRWKLPGDEKRTSIPSMTYPVSSYRDEFYLQSAVLVDKADIIRLKDINLQYNYLPAGKSFFKQLQFFLYLDNIGTIYRATNYDIDPEYGTAVPPRGISFGIKSSF; encoded by the coding sequence ATGCAAAGAAACACTCATAGCTTTTGCCGTTATGCCCACCTGATCGGCCTTCTGATAATGCTTCTGGCAACATGGAGTTTTGCTGCAGGTCAGGATAGTAGCAACACTGCCATCCAGGGACGCATAACAAACCAGCAAAATGGCCTTCCGATGTCAGGAGCATCTATCCGATATATATTGGCTAACTATACAGCGCGAACTAATGCTGATGGCTATTTTACCATAAGTAGGGCAGCAAAAACAGACAGCCTTATCATTACTTATGTTGGCTTCACTACCTTAAAAATGTCGGTTAAAGCCATCAGCGGCACTACTACTATCAACATCCAGCTATCACCAAAGCAAACAGGACTAAAGGAGGTAATAGTTTCCACCGGATACCAATTACTATCGCGGGAAAGAGTGACCGGCTCATTTGAAAAGGTAAGTCAGGAAATTATAGACAGGAGAATCAGTACCGACCTTATTTCCCGGCTGGATGGTACCACCAGCATTTTATTTGATCATAGAAATAAAGGCCACGAACTGCTGTTCAGAGGACGAAGTACATTGTTTGGCAACAATGCTCCATTGGTGGTAGTGGATGATTTTCCCATCGAGGGAGATCTAAACCAGATTAATCCTAATGATATTGCCAGCGTAACACTACTCAAAGATGCAGCCGCATCTTCCATTTGGGGCGTCCGTGCCGGTAATGGCGTATTAGTAATCACCACCAAGAAAGGACGATACGGCCAGACACAGCGAATAAATGTTACGTCCAATGTTACTATAACCGGTAAGCCTAACCTTTATAATGACAATGCCATTTCATCCGGGGATTTTATCGATGTGGAAAAAGAGTTGTTTCGCAAAGGGTATTATACCGGCACCCTAAACAATACCTATAGCCGCCCTCCGGTAACACCTGTCGTAGAAATATTGCAACAGGAAGCCAGTGGAACTATTACCCATGCCCAGGCTGTTGCTCAGATTGATGCGTTTAGAAATAAGGACATACGCAGCGATTTTCAAAAATATCTTTACCGTACTGCTATTACGCAGCAACACGCAGTCGGTATCAGCGGCGGCAGCCCGACAGTGAACTACTATCTCAGCATCGGCTATGATGCTCTGCAAAGTAATCTGGTCCGTAATGGGTCTCAAAGAGTAACCCTACAATCAGAAAACAGTTTTCATCTTTCAAAGCGATTTGAGCTACAGGCAGGATTACAGTACGCCACCAGCAGAATTGACAATAATAACCCCGGCCCGCAGATGATCATACCAGGTGCGGATAAAGTCAGGTATTTTCCATATGCACAGCTTGCAGATCCAACGGGAAAGCCCTTACCAATGGTGAAAGATTATCGCTATAGCTTTATAGACACCACTGGATCTGGATTACTTAGAGATTGGCGGTATTACCCATTGCTAGATCTCAGACTGGCTGATAATTATAGTAACCTAAATACATATCGCTTTAAAATAGGCGGTACTTATTCAATTTTGCCTGGGCTTTCAGGAGAAATGAGGTACCAGTATGAACAGCAGACAAGTTCTACGTGGAACATGAGTAACGCTGAATCATACTATAGCCGTAATCTAATCAATCTTTACACACAGCTGCAGGATGGCAAACCACTATATGGAATTCCTATTGGAGGCATACTGGATCAAAGTTCCGAGCAACTAACTACGCATTCAGGACGCGGACAGTTAAACTATACCCGATTCTGGAGTAAACACCAGCTGGCAGCTTTGGCGGGAATTGAGGCAAAACAATCCCAAACACTTTTCAACACAGGTAGAACATATGGATATGATCCTGATCTACTGACTTATTCAAATATCAACTATGTAGACTATCTGCCAACATACATGAACCTGAAAGGTGACCAACAGGTATTTGACCCAAAGGATTTTAATAAGTTTTTATACCGCTTCGTTTCCTATTATGCCAATGCTTCTTATACTTATGATGACCGCTATATTATTTCAGCCAGCGCCAGAAAGGACGCCAGTAACCTCTTTGGTGTCAGGAGCAATAAAAAAGGTGTTCCATTATGGTCAGCAGGGCTGCGTTGGAATATTTCTCAGGAAAACTTTTACAAATCTGCCGTCTTCCCGATGCTGGCAGTACGATTGACATATGGCTATAGTGGAAATACCAGCAACCGGTTATCAGCACATACCATTATTAGTTATAATCCAGCCGGAAATAATTATCTGATCAATGAACCATTTGCCACCATTACCACCCCGCCAAATCCCGACCTGCGATGGGAGAAAACGGCTACTTTAAACATTGGTATTGATTTCAGAACAAAAGGAGATATGCTCACAGGGAGCATTGATCTATATAATAAAAAAAGCATGGACCTGATTGGTAATTCGCCATTAGACCCTACTACCGGTATATCGAGCATGAATATGAATGCTGCTACCATCAATGGACACGGGATAGATATTTCCTTAACAGGTAAATTTATCGATAGCAAACAGTTTAAGGTGGAAACTAATCTGCTTTTCAGTTATAATACCAACAAAGTTACCAGATACCAATATAAGTATAGTAAGGCTATCAGCTATTTGGGGTCAGGTATTAATCCACTGGAGGGAAAGCCTACAGATGCACTGTTAAGCTACCGCTGGGAAGGGCTGGACAATCAGGGTGATCCTCAAGGCTGGCTCTCAGGTAAGGTAAGTAAAGATTATTCAGCTATCCGCAGTAACACATTGTTGGATGACTTGGTTTACAGCGGAAGAACCCTACCTCCATTTTACGGCGCACTGCGACCTGCTATTACCTTTCGGCAGTGGAGTATAAGTGCCAACATTACCTACAAGCTGGGCCACTATTTCAGGAGGAATTCCATCAGCTATTCCGCCTTATATCAAAGTTGGAACGGTCATAGCGATTTTGCCAACAGATGGAAGCTGCCTGGTGATGAAAAAAGAACCAGCATACCATCAATGACATATCCTGTTAGCAGCTACCGGGATGAATTTTACCTACAATCTGCTGTACTGGTAGATAAAGCCGATATCATCCGTTTGAAGGACATAAACCTGCAATACAACTACCTTCCTGCAGGAAAATCTTTTTTTAAGCAATTACAATTCTTCCTGTACCTGGACAACATCGGTACAATATATCGGGCTACAAATTATGATATAGACCCTGAGTATGGTACAGCCGTTCCCCCGCGTGGCATATCATTCGGCATCAAATCCTCTTTTTAA
- a CDS encoding TlpA family protein disulfide reductase has protein sequence MKRLFFLIGILLPFLHCLSQTIPVSSLNIGDQMPAVSPTHTVNFSSSQISFDLYQGKLLLLDFWTTNCSSCIAGLAKLDSLQQQFNGRVQIISVTQEKNAIVRRFFANSKIHRPQLATITDDSLLHSYFPHASIPHVVWIDSTGKVLSFTYAEYVTADNIRMALTGKMNHLPVKSDIIPHDYSQPFMKPAIAIGSNASVFYSILTGYSPGLVMKSGIEIDSTSQTIRRYATNWSAIELYLMALQKLINFPRNQVRLDVAHPERYLYSPDQGYFFDWQRRNAHCYEIRCPPGTTRTQLQAYMLDDLNRYLHVSGGIHVLPVKCLILKKSPSFIALSSKGGPAEIKTGANGEILFIRNTTIAALLYQLNNIQGIPPIIDSTGIADNLDLSLNIPYGNTAALKTALSRYGLTMTEELRQVEMLVISGHPVL, from the coding sequence ATGAAAAGATTATTTTTCCTGATAGGGATACTATTGCCATTCCTGCACTGCTTGTCGCAGACCATTCCTGTCAGCAGCCTAAATATTGGTGATCAGATGCCGGCAGTATCACCAACTCATACCGTAAACTTTTCAAGTAGTCAGATTTCGTTTGATTTATACCAGGGCAAACTTCTGCTTCTGGACTTCTGGACAACAAATTGCAGTAGCTGTATAGCAGGTCTTGCAAAATTGGATAGCCTGCAACAGCAATTTAATGGACGGGTACAGATAATATCTGTTACCCAGGAGAAAAATGCCATCGTTAGAAGATTTTTTGCCAATAGCAAAATTCACCGCCCCCAATTAGCCACCATTACAGATGATAGCTTGCTGCACAGTTATTTCCCTCATGCTTCCATACCTCATGTAGTATGGATTGATTCCACCGGAAAAGTGCTATCATTCACTTACGCGGAATATGTAACGGCAGATAATATACGAATGGCATTAACTGGCAAAATGAATCACCTGCCGGTAAAGAGTGATATCATACCTCATGATTATTCCCAACCATTCATGAAACCTGCAATTGCCATCGGCTCTAATGCTTCTGTATTTTACAGCATTCTTACTGGCTATTCGCCTGGCCTGGTCATGAAATCAGGCATTGAGATCGACAGTACCAGTCAGACCATACGCAGATATGCAACAAACTGGTCTGCCATTGAACTATATCTAATGGCCCTCCAGAAACTAATAAACTTTCCACGTAACCAGGTGCGGCTTGATGTCGCCCATCCGGAAAGATACCTGTATTCGCCAGATCAGGGTTACTTCTTTGACTGGCAACGACGGAACGCGCATTGTTATGAAATCCGTTGCCCCCCTGGCACTACAAGAACGCAACTGCAAGCCTATATGCTGGATGATCTTAACCGCTATCTGCATGTAAGTGGCGGCATACATGTACTGCCTGTTAAATGCCTGATCCTGAAAAAAAGTCCCTCATTTATTGCCCTATCCTCAAAAGGTGGCCCGGCTGAAATAAAGACAGGTGCCAACGGAGAGATATTATTCATAAGAAATACGACCATTGCGGCATTATTGTATCAGCTCAACAACATACAGGGCATACCACCTATAATAGACAGCACCGGCATAGCTGATAACCTGGACCTTTCACTAAATATCCCATACGGAAACACTGCTGCGTTAAAGACCGCCCTTTCCCGTTATGGCCTCACGATGACAGAAGAACTACGGCAAGTAGAAATGCTTGTAATCTCGGGCCACCCTGTTTTGTAA
- a CDS encoding SymE family type I addiction module toxin, which yields MKNAEDIRMASIAGRSYRRKATTEKTPLLTLSGKWLTEAGFVMNDKVQVKIFPGKLIITQLIKLPGYKRQIRRYLEKLNGTI from the coding sequence ATGAAAAATGCAGAAGATATCCGCATGGCTTCTATAGCCGGTCGTAGCTACCGCCGAAAAGCTACTACTGAAAAAACACCGCTACTCACACTTTCCGGGAAATGGCTCACGGAAGCTGGTTTTGTGATGAACGATAAAGTACAGGTAAAAATATTCCCAGGTAAACTGATTATTACCCAATTAATTAAACTACCGGGATATAAAAGGCAAATAAGACGGTACCTGGAGAAGTTAAACGGAACTATTTAA
- a CDS encoding SymE family type I addiction module toxin, translating into MRTIFRNAKLHSKAARRQERTVDVPWLNLSGHWLVKAGFNIGDDICIMVQHNYLRITKPGQVSKSDHPVKYKIK; encoded by the coding sequence ATGAGAACAATATTCAGAAATGCCAAACTTCATTCAAAAGCTGCCCGCAGGCAGGAAAGGACTGTTGATGTACCGTGGCTTAACCTATCCGGTCATTGGCTTGTAAAGGCAGGGTTTAATATTGGTGATGATATCTGCATAATGGTGCAGCATAATTATCTGCGAATTACAAAACCCGGACAGGTATCGAAAAGTGATCATCCCGTTAAATATAAAATCAAATGA